A window of Zingiber officinale cultivar Zhangliang chromosome 5A, Zo_v1.1, whole genome shotgun sequence contains these coding sequences:
- the LOC121982302 gene encoding U-box domain-containing protein 33-like, with the protein MLAGAASSQTGPREMEDEEKAYVAVVKQVKEGKANLAWVLQNTSKYCKIVLLHVHQPAQRIPTALGWFPASKLENQEVAAYRRMEEENMHGNLDEYVNMCSQVKVHKAEKVVIERDDIAEGLTESIVSHGITKLVMGAAASKNYSRKMKAPRSKTALAVKQKAHPSCKIWFICKGNLICTREALLDGSIVSQSFTASPISKTSQSEIHRPISASLSRGGPTNCSSIAPGKQDIVTQRSLSDDLSPYRDLTMRTSPTPSKKLVRSSTTESRESKEPSRSTSESKGSSVVDPLDAASSISDYSVFDEEKSDMASLSTMQDDADREGASLILQVKHEPEEYNKLLSPHQDQVNLGVDDVLCEKLQTALDEAESFTREAYEEFYKRQKAEKDLNEAIQKVKIVQNLYNQEFKQRIGIEEALAKEKSALLALKKHQDEVYEELKKAYQKMEALQLQNSDSDHILKDIKKKLSEAYSHLDSIRQEHDVLQQERDKAMRENQELKRMKEEATSSIHEADNFSIFSLSELEQATENFKEESKIGEGGYGCVYKGFLRHTTVAIKRLNPQGMQGKAEFQREMNVLSKVRHPNLVTLIGACPEAWALVYEFLPNGSLEDHLNCKKNAPPLMWQTRTCIAAEICSALIFLHSCKPFSVVHGDLKPGNILLDSNLVSKLGDFGICRLLVQSMNSTALYHCTRQPKGTFAYMDPELLTSGEITIKSDMYSFGVILLRLLTGRPAFGVSKVVQEALDKNCLHKILDGSAGDWPYLHAEKLAKVGLKCCQMKRRNRPDATEAWRILDPLTKSSFSGPLLSYRLTAKDSPYIPSYFICPILKEPMKDPQIAADGFTYEAEAIEGWFASGHGTSPMTNLKLDHHELIPNHTLRHAIQGWLQQMTQNSAWGKENASTNLSSTDV; encoded by the exons ATGCTGGCCGGAGCTGCTTCGTCGCAGACTGGCCCAAGGGAGATGGAGGACGAGGAGAAGGCGTACGTGGCGGTGGTGAAGCAGGTCAAGGAGGGGAAGGCCAACTTGGCGTGGGTGCTGCAGAACACCAGCAAGTACTGCAAGATAGTTCTCCTGCACGTCCACCAACCGGCGCAGAGGATTCCTACCG CATTGGGTTGGTTTCCGGCCAGCAAGCTTGAGAATCAAGAGGTTGCAGCATATAGACGCATGGAAGAAGAAAACATGCATGGAAATTTAGATGAATACGTCAATATGTGTTCCCAAGTAAAg GTGCATAAAGCTGAGAAAGTTGTAATTGAGAGGGATGATATTGCCGAAGGATTAACTGAGTCCATAGTTTCTCACGGAATTACCAAGCTTGTAATGGGAGCAGCTGCAAGCAAAAATTACTCAAG GAAAATGAAGGCTCCACGGTCGAAAACGGCTCTTGCCGTGAAACAGAAGGCTCATCCTTCATGCAAGATTTGGTTTATATGCAAAGGGAATTTGATATGCACCAG GGAGGCTTTGCTTGATGGGTCCATTGTATCTCAGTCATTCACAGCAAGCCCAATTTCAAAAACAAGCCAATCTGAAATCCATAGACCAATATCTGCATCTCTTTCACGAGGAGGGCCAACAAACTGTTCAAGTATTGCACCAGGAAAACAGGACATAGTTACTCAAAGATCTTTGTCTGACGACTTGTCTCCATACCGAGATTTGACGATGAGAACTTCACCTACACCTAGCAAAAAACTAGTCAGATCATCCACAACAGAGAGCAGAGAAAGTAAAGAGCCATCAAGATCAACATCAGAGAGCAAAGGAAGTAGTGTTGTGGATCCCTTGGATGCTGCTTCAAGTATTTCAGACTATTCTGTGTTTGATGAAGAGAAGAGTGATATGGCTTCTTTGTCAACAATGCAAGATGATGCCGATAGAGAAGGTGCATCACTCATTTTACAAGTGAAGCATGAACCTGAAGAGTATAATAAGCTACTATCTCCACATCAAGATCAG GTAAATCTAGGTGTTGATGATGTCCTGTGTGAAAAGCTGCAAACTGCTCTAGATGAAGCAGAAAGCttcacacgtgaagcatatgaagAGTTTTACAAGCGTCAGAAAGCTGAAAAAGATCTAAACGAGGCCATACAGAAG GTCAAAATAGTTCAAAATTTGTACAACCAAGAGTTCAAACAGAGGATAGGTATTGAAGAAGCATTAGCAAAAGAAAAGTCAGCACTGTTAGCATtaaagaaacatcaagatgaggTCTACGAAGAACTCAAAAAGGCATACCAAAAGATGGAAGCTCTGCAACTTCAGAATTCTGATTCAGACCATATTCTCAAAGATATTAAAAAGAAATTGTCTGAGGCATATAGTCATCTTGATTCAATCCGACAAGAGCATGATGTGTTGCAGCAGGAGCGAGACAAAGCAATGAGAGAAAATCAAGAGCTGAAACGAATGAAAGAGGAAGCGACATCCAGCATTCATGAAGCTGATAACTTCTCAATATTCTCCCTTTCAGAATTGGAGCAAGCAACTGAAAACTTTAAGGAAGAATCAAAGATTGGTGAAGGTGGATATGGATGTGTATACAAAGGTTTTCTTCGCCATACAACAGTAGCTATAAAGAGATTGAATCCACAAGGCATGCAAGGAAAAGCAGAATTTCAGAGAGAG ATGAATGTTTTGAGTAAAGTAAGGCATCCCAACCTTGTCACTCTAATAGGAGCATGTCCAGAAGCTTGGGCTCTTGTTTATGAGTTTCTTCCCAATGGAAGCTTGGAAGACCACCTTAATTGTAAGAAAAATGCACCTCCACTTATGTGGCAGACACGCACTTGTATTGCTGCTGAGATATGTTCAGCTCTTATCTTCCTCCATTCCTGTAAACCCTTCAGTGTGGTCCATGGTGATCTTAAGCCTGGAAACATTCTTCTAGATTCAAACCTTGTGAGCAAACTAGGAGACTTTGGTATCTGTCGTCTTCTAGTCCAATCTATGAACAGCACTGCCCTCTATCACTGCACACGCCAGCCAAAAGGCACATTTGCATATATGGATCCTGAATTGCTCACATCTGGGGAAATTACTATAAAATCTGATATGTACTCCTTTGGAGTTATCCTGCTACGTCTTCTTACCGGACGGCCAGCATTTGGAGTTAGCAAAGTAGTTCAAGAGGCATTGGATAAAAATTGTCTGCATAAGATACTTGATGGTTCCGCAGGGGACTGGCCTTATTTGCATGCTGAGAAGTTGGCAAAAGTGGGTTTGAAATGTTGTCAGATGAAAAGGAGGAACCGTCCAGATGCCACAGAAGCATGGAGAATTCTCGATCCCTTGACAAAGTCCTCATTTTCAGGGCCACTATTATCATATAGATTAACGGCAAAAGACAGCCCCTACATCCCGTCCTACTTCATCTGCCCAATATTGAAG GAGCCCATGAAGGATCCACAAATAGCCGCAGATGGCTTCACCTACGAAGCTGAAGCTATTGAGGGATGGTTTGCTAGTGGCCACGGCACATCGCCGATGACTAATCTTAAGCTTGACCATCACGAGCTAATCCCCAACCACACCCTTCGACATGCAATTCAAGGATGGCTTCAACAGATGACTCAGAATAGTGCCTGGGGCAAGGAGAATGCCAGCACTAATTTGTCCAGTACTGATGTTTGA